A genome region from Brassica oleracea var. oleracea cultivar TO1000 chromosome C2, BOL, whole genome shotgun sequence includes the following:
- the LOC106321443 gene encoding probable E3 ubiquitin-protein ligase ARI8: MDGDEDFYSGNECADNDSDYADSVDADYEFVEDDVDDSDDLVFRRRQQNYSVLSEEDICKLQEEDISRVSSVLSISTISSAILLRHYNWCVSRVHDEWFADEEKVRHAVGLLDKPLVHFPSDAEAELTCGICFETYLSDKLHAAACGHPFCDSCWEGYISTAINDGPGCLMLRCPDPSCNAAIGQDMINALAPEKDRQKYTSYFVRSYVEDNRKTKWCPAPGCDYAVNFVVGSGNYDVNCRCCYSFCWNCAEEAHRPVDCDTVSKWIMKNSAESENMNWILANSKPCPKCKRPIEKNQGCMHITCTPPCKYEFCWLCLGAWTEHGEKTGGFYACNRYDAAKQDGIYDETEKRREMAKNSLERYTHYYERWATNQSSRQKALADLKKMQTDDIEKLSDIQCQPESQLKFIIEAWLQIVECRRVLKWTYAYGFYIPDHEHGKREFFEYLQGEAESGLERLHQCAEKELKLYFEAKGPSEDFNEFRTKLAGLTSVTKNYFENLVRALENGLPDVNSHGAYGRAASSKNKGSTSRASSSDSGGQWACERCTLVNPKSVTICQICEHGR, translated from the exons ATGGATGGTGATGAAGATTTCTACAGCGGCAACGAATGCGCCGACAACGACTCCGATTACGCCGATAGCGTGGATGCCGATTACGAGTTCGTGGAAGATGACGTTGATGATTCTGATGACCTCGTCTTCCGCCGCCGCCAG CAAAACTATAGTGTGTTAAGCGAGGAGGATATATGTAAGCTTCAAGAAGAAGACATCTCGAGGGTTTCTTCTGTTTTGTCCATTTCAACTATCTCTTCTGCTATCCTCCTTCGTCACTACAACTG GTGTGTTAGCAGAGTTCATGATGAATGGTTTGCTGACGAAGAAAAAGTCCGACATGCGGTTGGCTTGTTGGACAAACCTCTTGTTCATTTCCCATCTGATGCTGAAGCCGAA CTTACCTGTGGTATTTGTTTTGAGACTTACCTTTCTGATAAATTGCACGCTGCTGCTTGTGGTCACCCTTTTTGCGATTCGTGCTGGGAAG GTTATATCTCCACGGCGATTAATGATGGTCCAGGGTGTCTTATGTTACGATGCCCGGATCCTTCTTGCAATGCTGCTATTGGTCAGGATATGATCAATGCGTTAGCTCCTGAGAAAGATAGACAGAAGTACACAAGTTATTTTGTTAGATCATACGTTGAAGACAATAGAAAG ACCAAGTGGTGTCCTGCTCCAGGCTGTGACTACGCTGTAAACTTTGTTGTTGGGAGTGGTAATTATGATGTGAATTGTCGATGTTGTTACAGTTTCTGCTGGAAT TGTGCTGAAGAAGCTCACCGTCCTGTAGATTGTGACACCGTATCTAAGTGGATCATGAAGAATAGCGCTGAATCTGAGAACATGAATTG GATTTTGGCAAATTCGAAGCCCTGTCCAAAATGTAAACGGCCAATAGAGAAGAACCAGGGTTGTATGCATATTACATGTACCCCGCCATGTAAATATGAGTTCTGCTG GCTCTGTCTGGGAGCATGGACAGAGCATGGTGAAAAGACAGGTGGCTTTTATGCTTGTAACCGTTATGATGCAGCAAAGCAAGACGGCATT TATGATGAGACTGAGAAACGCCGAGAGATGGCAAAAAATTCTCTTGAGAGATATACCCACTACTATGAAAGATGGGCAACCAATCAATCG TCTAGGCAAAAGGCGCTGGCGGATCTTAAGAAGATGCAAACAGATGAT ATAGAGAAGCTTAGTGACATACAGTGTCAGCCTGAATCACAACTGAAGTTCATTATAGAAGCGTGGTTACAG ATAGTCGAATGCAGACGAGTTCTTAAATGGACATATGCTTATGGTTTTTACATACCTGACCATGAGCATGGAAAGAGAGAGTTTTTCGAGTACTTACAAG GCGAAGCTGAGTCGGGCCTTGAACGACTTCATCAGTGTGCTGAAAAAGAACTGAAGTTGTACTTTGAAGCCAAAGGTCCATCGGAAGATTTTAATGAGTTCCGCACAAAACTCGCTGGTTTAACAAG TGTCACCAAAAACTATTTCGAGAACTTAGTTAGAGCGCTGGAGAATGGGTTACCGGATGTGAACTCGCATGGTGCATATGGTCGAGCGGCAAGTTCAAAGAATAAGGGATCCACTTCTCGAGCCAGCAGCTCGGATTCAGGAGGCCAATGGGCTTGTGAACGTTGCACTCTTGTAAATCCAAAGTCGGTCACCATTTGCCAAATTTGTGAACATGGCCGGTGA